One region of Spiroplasma endosymbiont of Asaphidion curtum genomic DNA includes:
- a CDS encoding IS30 family transposase: MGYKHLGIYERIYIENQLKFKVKISEIAKNLNRSISTIIREVNRNKDSNHYFSLIAQNKAENRKQSHVYFHKFKNRELVKYVQQKLLLGWSPEQIYGRIKNFHKEWIISFKTIYNWIYSGLLEKVTNKNLRRKGKKRKSQENRGKFNGKSIKERNINVNNRITVGHWEGDTVVSSRGKSKSCLITLVERTSRFTLAMLVENRTTKVVNENISHYLSILPNNLVKTITFDRGKEFSNWQQLEKNLNVKIYFANAYSPWQRGTNENTNGLIREKFPKKFNFSNTTKNAVHKFILSLNQRPRKILNYLSPIEYLVRKII; this comes from the coding sequence ATGGGTTACAAACATCTTGGCATATATGAAAGAATTTATATTGAGAATCAATTGAAGTTTAAAGTAAAAATTAGTGAAATAGCTAAAAATCTTAATCGAAGTATTAGTACTATTATTCGAGAAGTCAATAGAAATAAAGATAGTAATCATTATTTTTCATTAATTGCACAAAATAAAGCAGAAAACAGAAAACAATCACATGTTTATTTTCATAAGTTTAAAAATAGAGAATTAGTAAAATATGTACAACAAAAATTACTATTAGGTTGATCGCCTGAACAAATTTATGGCAGAATTAAAAATTTTCATAAAGAATGAATTATTAGTTTTAAAACAATTTACAATTGAATTTATTCTGGATTACTTGAAAAAGTTACTAATAAAAATTTAAGAAGAAAAGGTAAGAAACGAAAATCTCAAGAAAATCGCGGTAAATTTAATGGTAAATCAATTAAAGAACGAAATATTAATGTTAATAATCGTATAACTGTTGGTCATTGAGAAGGTGATACTGTAGTATCATCACGAGGTAAAAGTAAATCATGTTTAATAACTTTAGTTGAAAGAACATCAAGATTTACTTTAGCAATGTTAGTTGAAAATAGAACTACTAAAGTTGTTAACGAAAACATTAGCCATTATTTATCAATTCTTCCAAATAATCTTGTTAAGACTATAACATTTGATAGGGGTAAAGAATTTTCTAATTGACAACAACTTGAAAAAAATTTAAATGTGAAAATTTATTTTGCTAATGCGTATTCGCCTTGACAAAGAGGTACTAATGAAAATACTAATGGTTTAATTAGAGAAAAATTTCCTAAAAAATTTAATTTTTCAAATACTACTAAAAATGCAGTTCATAAATTTATATTGTCTTTAAACCAAAGACCAAGAAAAATACTAAATTATCTTTCACCAATCGAATATTTGGTTAGAAAAATAATTTAG
- a CDS encoding extracellular solute-binding protein, whose amino-acid sequence MKKIKVMLTATIWLSSILTIFACSHSERNVIMTTYFIKGQFQWNALENVINNFNKVNADNSEFDHRKIILKFVQNNGVEKEVNTGYYGVRKLPNLFTSYADEVVKYSKTLQEQLVDVKVPDLSSYIDKPSIIDSYWQETMYKGKQYTVPIGKSLDLMFINKKLLLEVFAKIDGLIPQANLLLPLGDNLSNYQGMNGQWKVNKSIDWSKFQAQLSVLKQWNSLETMKAGIITWSSYLSLVQVTSHLLKNLANLKNLNEVYAVAMDDLPNGLYAQYANSETLNSKTKTNEFLYHENSSGKFVLNLKGKSFEILQKHLSGLQELKDLANRPSNDIKRNTGLHVKVPTATSPQGTFASTLFNQSKALVGIGSTSGVQFLLQEKRLKPEDIWVLPLPFSAAGKYAIQQGPGIAMFKMNDPIKDKISEAFIKYVTSQEANEVYAFDSGYLPINKASYETGSSYGQKLHDASSESYLRVIAQIWELMNAKQITTAAPPLTQWGAIFRQTVLKSLNIFYQDLLNASYLERPLSKKEFLNILKRQTKDDGIHDFVIEQ is encoded by the coding sequence ATGAAAAAAATTAAGGTAATGTTAACAGCAACAATTTGATTAAGTTCGATTTTAACAATTTTTGCTTGTAGTCATTCGGAACGAAATGTCATTATGACAACTTATTTTATAAAAGGTCAATTTCAATGAAATGCTTTAGAAAATGTTATTAATAATTTTAATAAGGTCAATGCTGATAACTCGGAATTTGATCATCGCAAAATAATTTTAAAATTTGTTCAAAATAATGGTGTTGAGAAGGAAGTTAATACTGGTTATTATGGCGTGAGAAAATTACCTAATTTGTTTACTAGTTATGCTGATGAGGTTGTTAAATATTCTAAAACTTTACAAGAACAGTTAGTTGATGTTAAGGTTCCCGATCTTAGTTCTTACATTGATAAACCAAGCATTATTGATTCTTATTGACAAGAAACAATGTATAAGGGTAAACAATATACAGTTCCCATTGGAAAATCATTAGATTTAATGTTTATTAATAAGAAATTATTGTTAGAAGTATTTGCTAAAATTGATGGTTTAATCCCCCAAGCAAATTTGTTATTACCACTTGGCGATAATTTAAGTAATTATCAAGGAATGAATGGACAATGAAAAGTTAATAAAAGTATTGATTGAAGTAAATTTCAAGCTCAACTTAGTGTTTTAAAACAATGAAATTCTCTGGAAACAATGAAAGCGGGAATTATTACTTGAAGTAGTTATCTTAGTTTAGTGCAAGTAACTAGTCACTTATTAAAAAATTTAGCTAATTTAAAGAATCTTAATGAAGTGTATGCAGTAGCGATGGATGATTTGCCTAATGGATTATATGCACAATATGCTAATAGTGAGACATTAAATTCTAAAACAAAAACTAATGAATTTCTTTATCATGAAAATAGTAGTGGTAAATTCGTTTTAAACTTAAAAGGAAAATCTTTTGAAATATTGCAGAAACATTTAAGCGGTCTTCAAGAGTTAAAAGATTTAGCTAATCGTCCATCTAATGATATTAAGCGCAATACAGGATTGCATGTTAAAGTACCAACAGCAACATCACCACAGGGGACATTTGCTAGTACCTTGTTTAATCAATCTAAAGCTTTAGTCGGTATTGGTTCAACATCAGGAGTTCAGTTTTTGTTACAGGAAAAACGACTTAAACCTGAGGATATTTGAGTGTTACCGTTACCATTTTCTGCTGCTGGTAAGTATGCTATTCAACAAGGCCCAGGAATTGCCATGTTTAAAATGAATGATCCGATTAAAGATAAAATTTCCGAAGCATTTATTAAATATGTAACATCACAAGAAGCTAATGAAGTTTATGCTTTTGATTCGGGATATTTGCCGATTAATAAAGCTTCCTATGAAACTGGTTCTTCTTATGGTCAAAAATTACATGATGCTTCGTCAGAATCTTATTTACGGGTTATTGCACAAATATGAGAATTGATGAATGCCAAGCAAATAACAACCGCCGCACCACCATTAACGCAATGAGGAGCAATATTTCGTCAAACGGTATTAAAGTCATTAAATATTTTTTATCAAGATTTATTAAATGCGTCATATCTTGAAAGGCCATTAAGTAAGAAAGAATTTTTAAATATTCTTAAAAGGCAAACTAAAGATGATGGGATTCATGATTTTGTTATTGAACAATAG
- a CDS encoding carbohydrate ABC transporter permease, with protein sequence MAGNKDKGWEKWISIAMRFLFLLVMAIIVVFPFYWMIITSFKTDADLDPTKPQGLWPEIWTFKWYTYLLENSQINVGKYLFNSFLVAFLSTILKLFICALAGFALAHYRTKFREAIFILLLSTLMIPGETIMIGQYLLMLRIVWDNTLEALVIPFIASAFTIFMLRQAFEGIPKSIVSASKIDGLSTFKFFWKVALPLVQPVLWIAGLISFIASWNAVLWPVTVLDADSKWVTLPMLLWELIQVTEPWPNNPSTLRDPQHLKMASAVISILPMIVLYLLTKKRIINSITKDSSGTKG encoded by the coding sequence ATGGCCGGAAATAAAGATAAAGGTTGAGAAAAATGAATTAGCATTGCAATGCGATTCTTATTTTTATTAGTTATGGCTATTATTGTTGTTTTTCCATTTTACTGAATGATTATTACTTCATTTAAAACTGATGCTGATTTAGATCCAACAAAACCGCAAGGATTATGACCTGAAATTTGAACTTTTAAGTGGTATACATATCTTTTAGAAAATTCACAAATTAATGTTGGCAAGTATTTATTTAATTCATTTTTAGTAGCATTTCTTTCCACAATATTGAAATTATTTATTTGTGCTTTAGCAGGGTTTGCTTTAGCACATTATCGGACAAAGTTTCGGGAAGCAATATTTATTTTGTTATTATCAACATTAATGATTCCTGGGGAAACGATTATGATTGGGCAGTATTTGCTAATGTTACGGATTGTATGAGATAATACCTTAGAAGCATTAGTAATTCCATTTATTGCTTCGGCTTTTACAATTTTTATGTTACGCCAAGCATTTGAAGGGATTCCGAAATCAATTGTTAGTGCTAGTAAGATTGATGGGTTATCAACTTTTAAATTCTTTTGAAAAGTAGCGCTGCCATTAGTTCAACCAGTATTATGAATAGCAGGATTAATATCTTTTATTGCTAGTTGGAATGCAGTATTATGACCAGTAACAGTTTTAGATGCTGATTCAAAATGAGTAACTTTACCAATGTTATTATGAGAATTAATTCAAGTAACAGAACCATGACCTAATAATCCAAGTACGCTAAGAGATCCACAGCATTTAAAAATGGCATCTGCTGTTATTTCTATTTTGCCAATGATTGTTTTATATTTACTTACTAAGAAACGTATTATTAATAGTATTACAAAAGATAGTAGTGGAACTAAGGGCTAG
- a CDS encoding sugar ABC transporter permease, whose protein sequence is MASKKPIEKSLQTKSSQNFFNYLKRYYKKPNNAQKRDSTLISLIWLTPALALLGIFMFYAIFIVARTAVNGGPEIAFKFSWKHFELVWKNREFQIALKNSLIYSTAVVPLSLIISLIVAKSLTSIMSKRIFNFLQGIFFLPYVTSVMAVAMTFAFIFSPEGVMNTLFALFGLEKRPWLNDANYAIWVLIIYGIWKSLPFNIIMLTTALLKINNHYYQAAAIDGMSKSKQLFKVTVPLVIPMLIYLFTIGLIDSFKIFPLGLYANYVQASTYQIQTVVFWIFQRRMNASYNEAAAASIILMIIILLITIVTRIISKQLSRKYS, encoded by the coding sequence ATGGCTAGTAAAAAACCGATTGAAAAATCTTTACAAACAAAATCTTCACAAAATTTTTTTAATTATTTAAAGCGATATTATAAAAAACCTAATAATGCTCAAAAACGCGATAGTACTCTTATTTCATTAATTTGGTTAACACCAGCATTAGCATTATTAGGAATATTTATGTTTTATGCAATTTTTATTGTTGCTAGAACAGCTGTTAATGGTGGTCCGGAAATTGCTTTTAAATTTTCGTGAAAGCATTTTGAATTAGTATGAAAAAATCGTGAATTTCAAATTGCTTTAAAAAATTCCTTAATTTATTCAACAGCAGTTGTACCTTTATCATTAATTATTTCATTGATAGTTGCTAAGTCGTTAACTAGCATTATGTCAAAACGAATTTTTAATTTTTTGCAAGGTATTTTCTTTTTGCCATATGTTACTAGTGTGATGGCTGTTGCCATGACTTTTGCTTTTATTTTTAGTCCTGAAGGAGTAATGAATACTTTGTTTGCTCTTTTTGGTTTGGAAAAACGACCTTGATTAAATGATGCTAATTATGCGATTTGAGTTTTAATTATTTATGGAATATGAAAATCATTACCTTTTAATATCATTATGTTAACAACAGCGTTATTAAAAATAAATAATCATTATTATCAAGCTGCAGCCATTGATGGGATGAGTAAAAGTAAGCAGTTATTTAAAGTGACAGTACCTTTAGTTATTCCGATGTTAATTTACTTATTTACTATTGGGTTAATTGATTCTTTTAAAATATTTCCTTTAGGATTATATGCTAATTATGTTCAAGCATCTACTTATCAGATTCAAACAGTCGTTTTTTGAATTTTTCAACGCCGAATGAATGCTAGTTACAATGAAGCTGCTGCAGCTTCAATAATCTTAATGATAATTATTTTATTAATTACAATTGTAACACGAATTATTAGTAAACAATTATCAAGAAAATATAGTTAG
- a CDS encoding ATP-binding cassette domain-containing protein — MNVILKNISIDYGETLAVNNFNMHVKTGQLVTLLGPSGCGKSTTLYAIAGLLQVSQGQIIFNGKDVTKWSPQNRNIGLIFQNYALYPHLNVFKNIALPLYQDKKFKRTVRNSNTNIRLLIKNLQDSGLNVEKQRFKDQIAILLSEYLETYDKLVNEMIANYLADIFKFHKREAAIIYNEKHLETFRNRIHSQWYDQSRLAVHIKYCDFLNLIYHNISQLKITINNNLSSFKTTNKNFKTREINFAINKFLLQMKYNYLNPAKSKLNALKIVMKDHQKAYNELVKNFKKQQKKDHALQYSLSHSKYVSFFKKHQQLWDKEEQKGLDKYQKKIGNNLLVAYDEMLIKLTTIANEYYQLSPALITIKTDEQLNNELQALKQQLTSFRKEVSKSVNLVAQQVEISNQLKKRPANLSGGQQQRVAIARAIVKAPDILLLDEPLSNLDAKLRVTTREWIRRFQQKSQITAIFVTHDQEEAMSISDYIYIMKQGVLQQVGTPHEVYNQPVNKFVAQFIGNPAMNFFNGIIDKQHNIWIDEIKIGKAIKAKHGYITIGIRPEDLKLNSDSLNTKFVNKEPLIGEISLFEELGRSAFVTIKIRNNEYVKAVYDMDEDKFYEHGEKVKINFVKKTIFLFDPETELTVEVV; from the coding sequence ATGAATGTTATTTTAAAAAATATTAGTATTGATTATGGTGAAACATTAGCGGTCAATAATTTTAATATGCATGTGAAGACAGGACAATTAGTTACTTTGTTAGGACCATCTGGTTGTGGAAAATCAACAACGCTTTATGCGATTGCGGGATTATTACAAGTTAGTCAGGGACAAATTATTTTTAATGGTAAAGATGTAACCAAATGGTCACCGCAAAATCGTAATATTGGTTTAATATTCCAAAATTATGCTTTATATCCGCATTTAAATGTTTTTAAAAATATTGCTTTGCCTTTATATCAAGATAAAAAATTTAAGCGAACTGTTAGAAACAGTAATACTAATATTCGGTTATTAATTAAAAATTTGCAAGATAGTGGTTTAAATGTTGAAAAACAAAGATTTAAAGATCAGATTGCAATATTACTTTCTGAGTATTTAGAAACTTATGATAAGTTAGTTAATGAAATGATTGCTAATTATTTAGCAGATATTTTTAAATTTCATAAGCGTGAAGCAGCAATAATTTATAATGAAAAGCATTTAGAAACATTTCGTAATCGGATTCATAGTCAGTGATATGATCAGTCAAGATTAGCTGTTCATATTAAATATTGTGATTTTTTAAATTTAATTTATCATAATATTTCACAGTTAAAAATAACTATTAATAATAATTTAAGTAGTTTTAAAACAACAAATAAGAATTTTAAAACTCGGGAAATTAATTTTGCAATTAATAAGTTTTTATTGCAAATGAAATATAATTATTTAAATCCTGCTAAAAGTAAGCTAAATGCTTTAAAAATTGTAATGAAAGATCATCAAAAAGCATATAATGAATTAGTTAAAAATTTTAAAAAACAACAGAAAAAAGATCATGCTTTACAATATAGTTTGAGTCATAGTAAGTATGTGAGTTTTTTTAAGAAACATCAGCAATTATGAGATAAAGAAGAACAAAAGGGACTTGATAAGTATCAAAAGAAAATTGGCAATAATTTATTAGTAGCTTATGATGAGATGTTAATAAAATTAACAACAATTGCTAATGAATATTATCAGTTATCACCAGCATTAATAACAATAAAAACTGATGAGCAATTAAATAATGAATTACAAGCATTAAAGCAACAATTAACTTCATTTAGAAAAGAAGTTAGTAAGAGTGTTAATCTTGTTGCTCAGCAAGTAGAAATTAGTAATCAATTAAAGAAACGACCAGCTAATTTATCTGGTGGTCAACAGCAAAGAGTAGCGATTGCGAGAGCAATTGTTAAAGCTCCAGATATTTTATTGTTAGATGAACCGTTATCTAATTTAGATGCCAAGTTAAGAGTAACAACAAGGGAGTGAATTCGGCGTTTTCAACAAAAATCACAAATTACAGCAATTTTTGTAACTCATGATCAAGAAGAAGCAATGTCAATATCTGATTATATTTATATTATGAAGCAAGGGGTCTTACAACAAGTTGGAACACCACATGAAGTGTATAATCAACCAGTTAATAAATTTGTTGCACAATTTATTGGTAATCCCGCAATGAACTTTTTTAATGGGATAATTGATAAGCAACATAATATTTGAATTGATGAAATTAAGATTGGTAAAGCCATAAAAGCTAAACATGGTTATATTACTATTGGTATTCGCCCTGAAGATTTAAAATTAAATAGTGATTCATTAAATACTAAGTTTGTTAATAAAGAACCTTTAATTGGTGAAATTTCTTTGTTTGAAGAATTAGGTCGGAGTGCCTTTGTAACTATTAAGATTAGAAATAATGAATATGTTAAAGCAGTTTATGATATGGATGAAGATAAGTTTTATGAACACGGTGAAAAAGTAAAAATTAATTTTGTTAAAAAGACGATTTTTTTATTTGATCCAGAAACTGAATTAACAGTGGAGGTTGTTTAA
- a CDS encoding energy-coupling factor transporter ATPase, translated as MMRKKKKAHEKLETLTRKNNIALKVQDIEFKYRTNYPNAVDGVSFSINHGEYVTIIGHNGSGKSTLSKIIIGVLKAQKGKIEVFGNLVTKENSQLISGKLGIVFQNPDNQFIGSTVRDDIAFGLENKCVGPKLMPDIITKYSQMVGMESYLDHEPLLLSGGQKQRVAIASTLALTPELIIFDEATSMLDPKGKREVKEIMVQLKESREKTIISITHDMDEIINADKVLVMNKGKVVRFGKPEEILKEVDFLRSIHLDIPFILKVSYGLKKYGVNIDETLYEEELVQQICQKK; from the coding sequence TTAATGAGAAAGAAAAAAAAAGCCCACGAAAAATTGGAAACATTAACAAGAAAAAATAATATTGCTTTAAAAGTACAAGATATTGAATTTAAATATCGTACAAATTATCCTAATGCTGTTGATGGTGTTAGTTTTAGTATCAATCATGGCGAGTATGTAACTATTATTGGTCATAATGGTAGTGGGAAATCAACTTTATCAAAAATTATTATTGGTGTTTTAAAAGCACAAAAAGGTAAGATTGAAGTATTTGGTAATTTAGTAACTAAAGAAAATAGTCAATTAATTTCGGGTAAATTAGGAATTGTTTTTCAAAATCCGGATAATCAATTTATTGGTTCAACAGTTCGTGATGATATTGCTTTTGGTTTAGAAAATAAATGTGTTGGCCCAAAATTGATGCCGGATATTATTACTAAATATTCACAAATGGTGGGAATGGAAAGTTATTTAGATCACGAACCATTATTATTATCAGGTGGTCAAAAACAGCGCGTAGCGATTGCTTCGACTTTAGCATTAACTCCAGAATTAATTATTTTTGATGAAGCTACTAGTATGTTAGACCCTAAGGGAAAAAGAGAAGTAAAAGAAATTATGGTGCAATTAAAAGAATCGCGTGAGAAAACAATTATTTCAATTACCCATGATATGGATGAAATTATTAATGCTGATAAGGTATTAGTAATGAATAAAGGAAAAGTTGTTCGTTTTGGTAAACCAGAAGAAATTTTAAAAGAAGTTGATTTTTTAAGAAGTATTCATTTAGATATTCCTTTTATTTTAAAAGTATCTTATGGATTAAAAAAGTATGGTGTTAATATTGACGAAACATTATATGAAGAGGAATTGGTACAACAAATATGTCAAAAAAAATAA
- a CDS encoding energy-coupling factor transporter ATPase, translating into MSKKIIIDNPSNLIKFSNVSYIYAPKSPFQFQALKDVSLWIKDSIITAVVGSTGSGKSTLIQHMNGLLIPTAGQIIVGDFLIKAKQRKIKKQKLLRKSVGLVFQFPEYQLFEETIEKDIMFGPLNFGVKKDEARLKAAKYLELVGLGQEYLTRSPFDLSGGQKRRVAIAGILAIEGHTLILDEPTAGLDPDGEEELMKLFFKFNKQDKKRIILVTHNMDHVLQYADEVVVLKNAQLYHQSDPVSLFANAQLIKEINIEPPKIFHFLQKLKDNGFDTSSINARTVEDLVTQLAQRINSK; encoded by the coding sequence ATGTCAAAAAAAATAATTATTGATAATCCATCGAACTTAATTAAATTTAGTAATGTTAGCTATATTTATGCTCCTAAAAGTCCATTTCAATTTCAAGCCTTAAAAGATGTTAGTCTGTGAATAAAGGATTCTATTATTACGGCGGTTGTTGGTTCTACTGGTAGTGGTAAATCAACTTTAATTCAACATATGAATGGATTATTAATTCCAACAGCGGGGCAAATTATTGTTGGTGATTTTTTGATTAAAGCAAAGCAGAGAAAAATTAAAAAGCAGAAATTATTACGAAAATCAGTAGGGTTAGTTTTTCAATTTCCGGAATATCAATTATTTGAAGAAACAATTGAAAAGGATATTATGTTTGGTCCTTTAAACTTTGGTGTTAAAAAAGATGAAGCTCGACTTAAAGCTGCTAAGTATTTAGAACTTGTGGGATTAGGTCAAGAATATTTAACTCGTTCGCCTTTTGATTTATCTGGTGGTCAAAAAAGAAGAGTAGCAATTGCTGGAATTTTGGCGATTGAAGGTCATACTTTAATTTTAGATGAACCAACAGCCGGTTTAGATCCTGATGGAGAAGAAGAGTTAATGAAGTTATTTTTTAAATTTAATAAACAAGATAAAAAACGCATTATTCTTGTTACCCATAATATGGATCATGTTTTGCAATATGCTGATGAAGTTGTTGTTTTAAAAAATGCTCAATTATATCATCAAAGTGATCCGGTTAGTCTTTTTGCTAATGCTCAATTAATTAAAGAAATTAATATTGAACCACCAAAAATTTTTCATTTTTTACAAAAGTTAAAAGATAATGGTTTTGATACTAGTAGTATTAATGCTCGGACTGTTGAAGATTTAGTAACCCAATTAGCACAAAGAATTAATAGTAAGTAG
- a CDS encoding energy-coupling factor transporter transmembrane protein EcfT translates to MNISFGRYLPYNSLVHRLDPRIKMLSIIALIATVFISTGFTGYILTGTIIISIFFISKLPLRLLFSLFKFVIFVTLVLLVLNFFLIKPEFNANKQPDWDTVGLIYQPAKFKILIVSWKAILTALYISLRIYLMVLVTTILTSTTKPLDLTLALEDLMWPLKLIKIPVHIISIIISMALRMLPTLFEEAMRIKKAQASRGMDSKNGKFKDKVKSIVSLIIPLLVSSFQKAEDMAYAMDARGYDPHQKRTRFCQYRIGFLDVFILILILSFLSLMVVLSTNIGIEWLNSCDVWKPMRYVDQFVWRPIIYK, encoded by the coding sequence ATGAATATATCATTTGGGCGGTATTTGCCATATAATTCTCTTGTTCATCGTCTAGACCCTAGAATTAAAATGTTATCAATAATTGCTTTAATTGCAACGGTTTTTATTAGTACAGGTTTTACTGGTTATATTTTAACTGGAACAATAATTATTAGTATTTTCTTTATTTCTAAATTACCATTACGATTATTATTTTCTTTGTTTAAGTTTGTTATTTTTGTAACTTTAGTATTATTAGTATTAAATTTCTTTCTTATTAAACCAGAATTTAATGCAAATAAACAACCAGATTGAGATACAGTAGGTCTCATATATCAACCAGCTAAGTTTAAGATTCTTATTGTGTCTTGAAAAGCGATTTTAACGGCATTATATATTTCTTTAAGAATTTATTTGATGGTTTTAGTAACAACGATTTTGACATCAACAACAAAACCATTAGATTTGACATTAGCTTTGGAAGATTTAATGTGACCTTTGAAACTAATTAAAATTCCTGTTCATATTATTTCAATTATCATTTCAATGGCATTAAGAATGTTACCAACTTTATTTGAAGAAGCAATGCGAATTAAAAAAGCACAAGCATCAAGAGGGATGGATTCTAAAAATGGTAAATTTAAAGATAAAGTTAAATCAATCGTTTCTTTAATTATTCCTTTACTAGTATCATCATTTCAAAAAGCTGAAGATATGGCTTATGCAATGGATGCTCGAGGTTATGATCCCCATCAAAAAAGAACAAGATTTTGTCAATATCGGATTGGATTTTTAGATGTATTCATTTTAATTTTAATTCTTAGTTTTTTATCATTAATGGTGGTATTATCTACTAATATTGGTATTGAATGATTAAATAGTTGCGATGTTTGAAAACCGATGCGTTATGTTGATCAATTTGTTTGACGACCAATAATATATAAATAA
- the truA gene encoding tRNA pseudouridine(38-40) synthase TruA: MALSISYDGSKYWGWARQNNKITVEGSLIAVITSVFNCEFKIQAASRTDKKVHSYDQKVKLSFNIRLEPKQLQWILNNKLPNDIYITNCFIVANDFHVRKKCVLKTYNYQINCGPYNVFQQRYIYQYNKSLRKRNLQKIAKIFVGTYDFSNFSLLKDNETINRVRNIKSIKIKKHQDLVIIIIKAPSFIRHQVRMIVGSILACYEGKISLAQLQEKLLNPLALKTKYQVSGVGLYLMNIKY, from the coding sequence TTGGCATTATCCATTAGTTATGATGGTAGCAAATATTGGGGATGGGCCCGTCAAAATAACAAAATTACTGTTGAAGGTTCATTAATAGCAGTTATTACTAGTGTTTTTAATTGTGAGTTTAAAATTCAAGCAGCAAGTCGTACTGATAAAAAAGTTCATAGTTATGACCAAAAAGTTAAATTATCATTTAATATCAGATTAGAACCGAAACAATTACAATGAATTTTAAATAATAAGTTACCTAATGATATTTATATTACTAATTGTTTTATTGTTGCTAATGATTTTCATGTGCGAAAAAAATGTGTTTTAAAAACATATAATTATCAGATTAATTGTGGGCCTTACAATGTATTTCAGCAAAGATATATTTATCAATACAACAAATCGTTACGAAAAAGAAATTTACAAAAGATTGCTAAGATTTTTGTTGGGACTTATGATTTTTCTAATTTTTCTTTATTAAAAGATAACGAAACTATTAATCGTGTACGAAATATTAAGAGTATTAAAATTAAAAAACATCAAGATTTAGTGATAATTATTATTAAAGCCCCAAGTTTTATTCGTCATCAAGTAAGAATGATTGTTGGTAGTATTTTAGCTTGTTATGAAGGAAAAATATCGTTAGCACAGTTGCAAGAAAAATTATTAAATCCTTTAGCTTTGAAAACTAAATATCAAGTATCTGGTGTGGGGTTGTACTTAATGAATATTAAGTATTAA
- the rplM gene encoding 50S ribosomal protein L13 — protein MRQTTMINSQDVKKTWYIIDASGLILGRLATKVASILRGKHKPTFTSHVDCGDNIIIINAHKVILSGNKMNNKKYYNHSGFVGGMRIRTAKVMQDKYPIEMVERTIKGMLPHTSLGRKQGKNLFVYDSEKHPHSAQMPKLLVLQEEGS, from the coding sequence ATGCGACAAACAACAATGATTAATTCACAAGATGTGAAAAAAACATGATACATTATTGATGCCAGCGGTTTAATTTTAGGACGCTTAGCAACAAAAGTAGCAAGTATTTTAAGAGGTAAACATAAACCAACATTTACTAGCCATGTTGATTGTGGTGATAATATTATCATTATTAATGCTCATAAAGTAATATTAAGTGGCAATAAGATGAATAATAAAAAATATTATAACCATTCTGGTTTTGTTGGTGGTATGAGAATTAGAACAGCTAAGGTAATGCAAGATAAGTATCCAATTGAGATGGTTGAAAGAACTATTAAAGGAATGTTACCTCATACTAGTTTGGGAAGAAAACAAGGTAAGAATTTATTTGTTTATGATAGTGAAAAACACCCCCATAGTGCTCAAATGCCAAAACTATTAGTATTACAAGAAGAAGGGAGTTAA